The Acropora muricata isolate sample 2 unplaced genomic scaffold, ASM3666990v1 scaffold_712, whole genome shotgun sequence genome window below encodes:
- the LOC136906366 gene encoding uncharacterized protein, whose protein sequence is MGSAQYLDPYDFDNDDYVESQESGLDSSLLELLRQGSCSSSSSDEEEFSGFTREQIYLSRGSRVRSFHERPGVSAQDPQVRADKENDPAQQRGKKRKANPSQWKRNVHKNAFAKGEATIDCKGRFKPGRETGPDCGCSFECFTLINAEQRRWILAQFNILGTSSRQNIYLRGLIVAEEPKRRVGKERQRSFSYRYYAQTADKIRKQICRQAFISIYGITERRVKSIRANVIPDDGRGRHDNRPNKVSEEAKNKVREHIKSFPRQTSHYSRKDVPLRRYLSEDLSAQRMHHMYLELHEPAVVERNREILRCKQENRVPAPPVLKPEISLFMYRHIFNTEFNLGFGLPRSDTCAKCDALHMALQSSGGDDKTRIQRELKEHQEGADLGYQSKKDDKNAAIQSWSGKTRTSGSSNVPNKSKDAVDMITFDFQQNLPTPNLHHNDMFYARQMWTYNFGIHDCVANQGHMFMWDETIAKRGSSEVVSSLQRFFKEFNTGARSLVSYSDGCGGQNKNLTIIGFYSELHRSGVYEVLDHKFLIRGHTFLENDIDFSQIEKRKKSATVYLSEDWFKVVRDANQRKPFIVTEMRQEDFFDWKTYTSARYKRLSKDIDGHRVKLRDIHWLNFGWGEDTDLRTGRRKMFHHPDEVWVRYGFSKDEPWKKIKIVRNTRLSPGTPDHRYNGTLNLAPAKVKDLQKMASKFIPEPQRQFYLRLQSSSVEDCLLEDEDSDA, encoded by the exons ATGGGATCAGCACAGTACTTGGACCCTTATGATTTCGACAACGACGACTATGTCGAAAGCCAAGAGTCTGGTCTCGATAGTTCCTTGTTGGAACTTCTTAGGCAAGGTagttgtagtagtagtagtagcgaTGAAGAAGAATTTTCAGGGTTTACGCGAGAACAAATTTATCTTTCCAGAGGCAGTCGAGTTCGTTCCTTCCACGAGCGTCCAGGAGTTTCAGCACAAGATCCACAAGTCCGCGCAGATAAGGAAAACGACCCAGCGCAACAGCGTGGGAAGAAGAGGAAAGCCAATCCTTCCCA GTGGAAGCGAAACGTTCACAAAAATGCCTTTGCCAAGGGTGAAGCCACAATCGACTGCAAGGGCAGATTTAAACCAGGCAGAGAAACAGGCCCTGATTGTGGATGTTCCTTCGAATGTTTCACTCTCATAAACGCGGAACAAAGGCGTTGGATTTTGGCCCAATTCAACATCCTGGGAACTTCCTCACGCCAAAATATTTATCTACGAGGGCTCATTGTTGCTGAAGAACCAAAGCGGCGTGTTGGGAAGGAGAGGCAGCGGTCTTTTAGCTACCGCTATTACGCACAAACTGCCGACAAGATCAGGAAACAG ATTTGTAGGCAGGCATTCATTTCGATCTATGGTATAACAGAGCGTCGCGTGAAAAGTATTAGGGCCAATGTTATCCCTGATGATGGTCGTGGACGTCACGATAACCGCCCAAATAAAGTTTCGGAAGAAGCCAAGAATAag GTCAGAGAGCACATCAAGTCTTTCCCGAGACAGACTTCTCACTACTCAAGGAAAGACGTACCACTTAGGAGATACCTTTCAGAAGATCTGTCTGCGCAGCGAATGCACCATATGTACCTCGAGTTACATGAGCCAGCAGTTGTGGAAAGAAACCGGGAGATTCTGAG GTGTAAACAAGAAAACAGGGTACCAGCTCCTCCAGTCCTTAAACCCGAAATTTCGTTATTTATGTATCGCCACATTTTTAACACGGAATTTAACTTGGGTTTTGGGCTTCCAAGAAGTGATACTTGTGCTAAGTGTGATGCTTTGCACATGGCGTTGCAATCGTCTGGGGGTGACGACAAGACTCGAATTCAGAGGGAGCTCAAAGAACATCAAGAGGGAGCTGACTTAGGCTACCAAAGCAAGAAGGACGACAAAAATGCGGCAATACAGAGCTGGTCAGGAAAGACTCGCACGTCTGGCTCCAGTAACGTcccaaacaaaagcaaagacgCAGTAGACATGATCACTTTCGATTTCCAGCAGAATCTACCGACGCCAAATTTGCATCACAATGACATGTTCTATGCGCGCCAGATGTGGACGTATAACTTTGGTATCCATGACTGTGTCGCAAACCAAGGGCATATGTTTATGTGGGATGAGACCATCGCGAAACGTGGCTCATCTGAAGTGGTATCCAGCTTGCAACGGTTCTTCAAAGAATTTAATACCGGAGCAAG aTCCTTAGTAAGCTACTCTGATGGTTGTGGAGGGCAGAATAAAAACCTGACAATCATTGGTTTTTATTCTGAACTTCACCGCAGCGGTGTTTACGAAGTACTAGACCACAAGTTCCTTATAAGGGGGCATACGTTTCTGGAGAATGACATTGACTTCAGCCAGATAGAGAAGCGGAAGAAGAGCGCCACTGTTTACCTGTCGGAGGACTGGTTCAAAGTCGTCCGAGATGCAAATCAGAGGAAACCATTCATCGTTACGGAAATGAGGCAGGAGGACTTCTTTGATTGGAAGACCTACACCTCGGCCCGGTATAAGCGCCTGTCAAAAGACATCGACGGACATCGGGTGAAGTTGCGAGACATCCACTGGTTAAACTTTGGCTGGGGTGAGGACACCGATCTGAGAACcggaagaagaaaaatgtttcatcacCCTGATGAAGTCTGGGTGCGCTATGGATTCTCGAAAGATGAACcatggaagaaaataaagatcGTGCGTAACACCAGGCTTTCGCCCGGAACACCCGACCACCGCTACAATGGCACGCTGAATCTGGCACCAGCCAAAGTCAAAGACCTACAAAAAATGGCGTCTAAATTTATTCCAGAACCACAGCGTCAGTTCTATTTGCGACTTCAAAGCTCATCGGTTGAAGACTGCCTTTTGGAGGATGAGGACTCAGACGCCTAG
- the LOC136906393 gene encoding uncharacterized protein: MPPKRAADNNRESEEKRQRVDDSLNVENNLQNTADPALTISPALIETLVSRVADEVTRRLQPRHTEPLPGTSSEEQPSSPKPAQEVADPQEKTNSLVEQAVFSVSQSLAGKQNLRVPAGYCFKFHKGIHFSSDSNNLTSATENPSVVDAKIAKELEAHRLAGPFHNPPLTPFRISPLGVVPKKNFGEFRLIHHLSFPKGSSVNDGIPLEHSRVCYTTIGDAINHIKAVGTGAYLAKTDIKSAFRILPINPIDYGLLGMKWKNKYYYDRCMPMGCSSSCKTFETFSSALEWIARTKFKIQHVLHLLDDFLFIAPSERLCQQQLNIFLQFCSYLGVPIAPEKTFGPSTTLSFVGIELDTVLKEARLPQDKLDKCVTTILEFRHRKKVTLRELQSLIGLLNFACSVIQPGRAFLRRLIDLTIGIKLPSHKIRLNREVKKDLDLWLKFLQDFNGKSFFLDDDWFSSSKLNLYTDASGAHGFGAVFGSHWCYGKWPNDWAYRNIAILEFYPIVLSLYLWGHAMSNKHVLFFTDNNALVHVINKQSCRDKDLMFFVRKLVLACLRYNIVFRAKHIAGVNNILADALSRLQVQAFKQMAPQMDSSPTPIPLCLQPQSFNLLS, translated from the exons ATGCCTCCTAAACGAGCAGCAGACAACAACAGAGAATCAGAAGAAAAGCGGCAGCGGGTAGATGACAGTCTTAACGTGGAGAACAATCTTCAGAACACAGCTGACCCAGCATTGACAATTTCCCCTGCCCTAATTGAAACCCTTGTGAGCAGAGTGGCAGATGAGGTCACACGCCGCCTGCAACCGCGGCATACAGAACCGTTGCCTGGCACCAGCTCTGAGGAGCAGCCCTCCAGTCCCAAACCAGCTCAGGAAGTTGCTGACccccaagaaaaaacaaattcattggTGGAGCAAGCAGTATTTTCTGTCAGTCAGTCCTTGGCAG GGAAACAGAATTTAAGAGTCCCAGCTGGTTACTGCTTTAAATTTCATAAAG GGATTCATTTTTCCAGTGACTCCAATAATTTGACTTCTGCCACTGAAAATCCATCTGTTGTAGATGCCAAAATTGCTAAAGAGTTGGAAGCCCATAGGCTTGCTGGCCCCTTCCACAACCCTCCCCTTACCCCCTTTCGTATTTCACCTTTAGGTGTCGTACCAAAAAAGAATTTTGGTGAATTTAGACTAATCCATCACTTGTCCTTTCCCAAGGGGTCTTCAGTTAATGACGGGATACCTCTTGAACACTCCCGTGTGTGCTATACAACCATAGGGGATGCCATCAACCACATAAAAGCTGTAGGAACAGGTGCTTATTTGGCTAAGACCGATATAAAAAGTGCTTTCCGTATTTTACCCATAAACCCCATTGACTATGGCTTGCTGGGAATGAAATGGAAGAATAAGTATTATTATGACCGTTGCATGCCCATGGGTTGTTCCAGCTCTTGCAAAACTTTTGAGACATTCAGTTCTGCTCTTGAGTGGATTGCTAGAACTAAATTTAAAATACAACATGTGTTGCatttattagatgattttttaTTCATTGCTCCATCCGAGCGCCTTTGTCAGCAACAATTGAACATTTTTCTGCAATTCTGTTCGTACTTGGGAGTTCCCATAGCACCAGAAAAGACTTTTGGCCCATCAACAACTCTTTCTTTTGTTGGCATTGAATTGGATACTGTTTTGAAGGAGGCAAGGTTGCCACAGGATAAGCTTGATAAGTGTGTAACGACTATCTTAGAATTTCGGCACCGCAAAAAGGTCACCCTTCGTGAGTTGCAGTCACTGATTGGGCTCTTAAACTTTGCATGCTCAGTTATACAGCCAGGTCGGGCCTTTTTGCGTCGCCTTATTGATTTGACCATTGGCATCAAATTGCCTTCTCACAAAATCCGACTCAATCGAGAGGTTAAAAAAGACCTTGATCTTTGGCTGAAATTCTTGCAAGATTTCAATGGCAAATCCTTCTTTTTAGATGATGATTGGTTTTCATCTAGCAAACTTAATTTGTACACAGACGCTTCAGGAGCTCATGGTTTTGGTGCAGTATTTGGTAGTCACTGGTGTTATGGGAAATGGCCCAATGATTGGGCTTACCGTAATATTGCCATCTTGGAATTCTATCCAATCGTCTTAAGTCTTTACCTGTGGGGTCATGCTATGTCTAATAAGCATGTGCTGTTTTTCACTGATAACAATGCTTTAGTCCATGTTATCAACAAGCAGTCTTGCAGGGACAAGGATTTGATGTTCTTTGTTCGAAAGCTTGTCCTGGCATGCTTGCGATACAACATTGTTTTCAGGGCTAAACATATTGCGGGCGTCAATAACATCTTAGCAGATGCTTTATCCCGGTTACAGGTACAGGCTTTCAAGCAAATGGCACCTCAAATGGACAGTTCTCCCACACCAATCCCACTCTGTCTGCAGCCTCAGAGCTTCAACCTCTTATCTTAG
- the LOC136906365 gene encoding myb-like protein X yields MHEDEVQHIFPDENEEDIQVGDIISALWIPNGQYYDAKVLQTGYDKNELMKERIKLEKEKKNGKEPVTSGKGKQKQQGSSNKENQPRKEKRGQRQKDDNKEKEQKAKEREEKKKKREEDKQRQALLLETRKSQAAARWASTCSPIPSHHKEAEVTVVGEVHATSAAVFTPLPIRSRNLASEENVHVEEEHTLDNVSTPSCHHSFRQTSLSLPSAKRQKTTPVSRSLSSSSESSQSPRGHSSSNLEESPREQLSNHYGNCDPRKGLHFQSSLVESSSEGEDDNENVPDPDLQAGNSQVSHGSCCKEQKLENEVLRKRIQKLHRRLNIALKAKTTEDITNNRPAPGVLDQSLAREYKMVELIDGSGVFWYSQQRAYCSAIQNWSGYVNAAIDIFFSKEKLSMSCAKGIEKKSKTGAGHEPLNPLIVQAIIGKACSKFNKEGITASQVVQKINMKCVEARRPQRIRAPTNTKNAVPPASRPE; encoded by the exons ATGCACGAAGATGAAGTTCAGCACATTTTCCCTGATGAGAATGAGGAAGACATACAAGTAGGAGATATTATCAGTGCTCTGTGGATACCAAATGGACAATACTATGATGCTAAAGTGCTTCAGACTGGTT ATGATAAAAATGAGCTTATGAAGGAGAGAATCAAGttggagaaggaaaagaaaaatggaaaggaACCAGTAACATCTGGTAAAGGGAAACAGAAACAGCAAGGAAGCAGCAACAAAGAAAACCAGCcgagaaaagagaaaagggGACAAAGACAAAAGgatgacaacaaagaaaaagaacagaaaGCCAAAGAAagggaagagaaaaagaagaaaagagagGAAGATAAACAAAGACAGGCTTTATTGCTTGAAACACGAAAATCCCAGGCTGCAGCAAGATGGGCCTCTACTTGTTCTCCTATTCCTAGCCATCATAAAGAAGCCGAAGTCACTGTTGTTGGTGAAGTCCATGCCACTTCAGCTGCTGTATTTACACCATTACCGATTCGTAGCCGAAATCTTGCTTCAGAAGAAAATGTACACGTCGAAGAAGAGCATACCTTAGACAATGTTTCCACTCCAAGTTGTCACCACAGCTTTCGGCAAACAAGCTTAAGCTTGCCTTCAGCTAAAAGACAGAAAACCACACCAGTGTCAAGAAGTCTGTCGTCTTCTTCAGAGTCATCCCAATCCCCACGTGGACACAGTAGTTCAAATCTTGAAGAATCACCCAGAGAACAGCTGAGTAATCATTATGGTAATTGTGACCCTAGAAAAGGGTTACATTTCCAGAGCTCCCTGGTTGAAAGCAGCAGTGAAGGTGAAGATGACAATGAAAATGTTCCTGATCCTGACCTGCAGGCTGGTAACTCTCAAGTTTCACATGGCAGCTGTTGTAAAGagcaaaaactggaaaatgagGTTCTGAGGAAGAGGATTCAGAAACTTCACAGAAGGCTCAATATAGCAT TGAAAGCAAAGACAACAGAGGACATAACAAACAACAGGCCTGCACCCGGAGTGCTTGATCAATCCTTGGCAAGGGAATACAAG ATGGTTGAACTTATAGATGGCTCAGGTGTATTTTGGTATTCACAGCAGCGTGCATACTGCTCTGCCATTCAGAATTGGTCGGGATATGTCAATGCTGCTATTGACATCTTCTTTAGCAAAGAAAAGCTGTCCATGTCATGTGCAAAGGGGATTGAAAAGAAGAGCAAGACTGGTGCTGGGCATGAGCCCCTCAATCCACTAATTGTCCAGGCAATCATTG GTAAAGCATGTTCAAAGTTCAACAAAGAGGGTATAACTGCAAGTCAAGTTGTCCAGAAGATAAATATGAAGTGTGTGGAGGCAAGGAGACCTCAAAGGATACGAGCTCCCACAAATACAAAAAATGCTGTGCCTCCAGCTTCTAGGCCTGAATGA
- the LOC136906394 gene encoding uncharacterized protein, translating into MAEKSAAKKRRGPYRVYLRHSNPYKFPAARRKKIGKQCLREIDQAPTITQNDEDLEFNDGSDDSTFFVPTSNEPAAFGEENEQCCSVGESCELYESESEDENLESSLYERFMRDDDSSSDVFSSDNENIESDSESIMEEHETEHEDVLYSGASITITASVVLILSFVMKHHLTREAFRDLLQVIEAHCPRPNKCKTEIKKLFEFVSQAKGNIVRHFFCTYCKAYAGKGTQDSQLNGTCHICGKSLANTHGFFIEVPIVEQVKNFFQDPEFVTGLTHRFNRVKRAERNIEDVYDGALYQRKFVPGGFLSERYNISVKVNTDGVAIFRSSQFGVWPLFLLVNELPPVIRRKNKFRIFGGLWFGEGKPFFSTFFKPFVETLRETEINGIEVVLPDGVKAKAKVMALSSHFDLPARAGVLEQVTYTGHGSCCFCDENGETVKTGPRSHVMTFPFRNTASGHEKPRTAGEVLANSYEALERNKVVSGLKAPSPLLQLPSFDIVDGVGIDAMHCVFLGVVKQLVVLWFNSKHSGQRWYCGSNVEKVDKRLLEIKPPSVISRVPRSIEHHLKFWKATEYRNWLFFYSLPCMKDVLDDEYYQHYALLVGGIVLLSGRSISPEQLDMAGNLLIHFVEMFDAYYGARYVLMNQHMLLHLRKSVMDHGPLWSSSLFVFEDWNGDISNYFHGTQHIASQIMTAVVSHQQLPQLINKMPSGNAKDIILKLQGQHQSSKRTHLKDDFYAIGALKRGICEANSFEDDLQAFLGIESLSLVKYFTRLQVGAAVFHSRLYKRTSKRNTFTVAYRRDGSPSISYGQIEVFFKAPVPSKISCGAVVVPMSKAKQDICHRHTLLGIPVSHIIALHRPNRNMFVIVPLEDIIDVCVYMEFSDSRVNYAAHFPNHLEKD; encoded by the exons ATGGCCGAAAAGTCGGcagcaaagaaaagaagaggtCCATACAGAGTTTATCTTCGGCATTCAAATCCATACAAGTTCCCAGcggcaagaagaaaaaaaatcggtAAGCAATGTCTACGTGAGATTGATCAGGCGCCAACTATAACGCAAAATGATGAAGATCTAGAATTCAATGATGGCAGCGACGACAGCACGTTTTTTGTTCCGACCAGCAATGAACCAGCAGCGTTTGGTGAAGAAAATGAACAGTGTTGTAGTGTTGGAGAATCGTGCGAATTGTACGAGAGTGAAAGTGAGGACGAGAACTTGGAGTCAAGCTTGTACGAACGTTTCATGAGAGATGACGATTCTTCTTCAGACGTGTTTAGTAGTGACAATGAAAACATCGAATCAGACTCTGAGTCTATTATGGAGGAGCATGAAACAGAGCACGAGGATGTACTATACTCAGGAGCTTCTATCACAATCACCGCAAGCGTCGTGTTGATACTGTCCTTTGTCATGAAGCATCATCTTACACGCGAAGCATTTCGAGATTTGCTACAAGTGATCGAAGCCCACTGCCCGAGACCCAACAAGTGCAAAACAGAAATCAAGAAGTTATTTGAATTTGTGAGTCAAGCAAAGGGTAATATTGTGAGACACTTCTTCTGTACTTATTGCAAGGCATATGCAGGCAAAGGCACCCAGGATAGTCAGTTAAATGGAACGTGCCATATTTGTGGTAAAAGCCTTGCAAACACTCATGGATTTTTTATTGAAGTTCCCATTGTTGAACaagtaaaaaatttttttcaag ACCCTGAATTTGTAACTGGCTTGACTCACCGCTTTAATAGAGTAAAGAGAGCCGAACGTAACATTGAAGATGTGTATGATGGTGCTCTCTATCAAAGAAAGTTTGTGCCAGGTGGCTTTTTGTCAGAGAGGTACAACATctctgtcaaagtaaatacagaTGGAGTAGCCATTTTTCGTTCATCACAATTCGGCGTTTGGCCCCTGTTTTTGCTCGTTAATGAACTGCCTCCAGTAATAAG aagGAAGAACAAGTTCAGAATATTTGGGGGATTGTGGTTTGGAGAAGGAAAACCCTTCTTCTCCACCTTTTTCAAGCCCTTTGTTGAAACTCTGCGAGAAACAGAAATTAATG GAATTGAAGTGGTTCTTCCTGATGGAGTAAAAGCAAAAGCCAAGGTTATGGCCCTCTCAAGTCATTTTGATCTCCCCGCCCGTGCTGGTGTCCTGGAGCAAGTCACTTACACTGGTCATGGTAGTTGCTGCTTCTGTGATGAAAATGGTGAAACTGTCAAGACAGGCCCCAGGAGTCATGTAATGACATTTCCGTTTAGAAACACAGCATCTGGACATGAGAAGCCCCGAACTGCAGGAGAAGTCCTAGCAAATTCATATGAGGCCCTTGAAAGAAATAAAGTG GTCTCTGGCTTGAAGGCACCCAGTCCTTTACTACAGTTGCCAAGTTTTGACATAGTTGATGGAGTGGGCATTGATGCTATGCATTGTGTATTCCTTGGTGTGGTGAAGCAATTGGTGGTTTTGTGGTTTAACTCAAAGCACAGTGGGCAAAGATGGTATTGTGGGAGTAATGTAGAGAAAGTTGACAAGCGTCTTTTGGAGATAAAGCCCCCTAGTGTGATTTCCAGAGTTCCTAGAAGTATAGAACACcatttgaaattttggaaaG CAACAGAGTACCGAAATTGGCTTTTCTTCTACTCACTCCCCTGTATGAAAGATGTACTCGATGATGAGTATTACCAGCACTATGCCTTGCTAGTTGGTGGTATTGTCTTGCTGTCAGGAAGATCCATCTCACCAGAACAACTTGACATGGCTGGCAATCTACTCATCCATTTTGTTGAGATGTTTGATGCATATTATG gAGCACGTTATGTTCTGATGAACCAGCACATGTTACTCCACTTGAGAAAATCTGTGATGGATCATGGTCCCCTTTGGTCTAGTTCTCTTTTTGTATTTGAGGACTGGAATGGTGACATAAGCAACTACTTCCATGGAACGCAGCACATCGCAAGCCAG ATTATGACTGCTGTTGTAAGTCATCAGCAACTGCCACAGCTCATCAACAAAATGCCATCAGGAAATGCAAAGGACATTATCTTAAAACTTCAAGGACAACATCAGAG CAGCAAGAGGACTCACTTGAAAGATGATTTTTATGCCATTGGGGCATTAAAGAGAGGGATTTGTGAGGCCAACTCCTTTGAAGATGATCTTCAGGCATTTTTGGGGATAGAGTCTTTATCATTAGTTAAGTACTTCACACGACTCCAAGTTGGAGCTGCAGTATTCCATTCAAGGCTGTATAAAAGGACTTCCAAAAGAAACACATTTACAGTTGCTTACAGACGAGATGGTAGTCCCTCCATCAGTTATGGCCAAATAGAGGTGTTCTTTAAGGCACCTGTTCCTTCCAAAATCTCCTGTGGTGCTGTGGTGGTACCAATGTCAAAAGCTAAACAAGACATCTGTCATCGACACACATTGCTTGGGATACCAGTGAGTCACATCATTGCTCTGCACCGACCAAACAGGAACATGTTTGTAATTGTTCCTCTTGAGGACATAATCGATGTCTGTGTTTACATGGAATTTTCAGATAGTAGGGTGAATTATGCTGCTCATTTTCCTAACCACTTAGAAAAGGATTGA